GCGGCCTCGATGTCGATGTCGATGGCCTTGAGGCCGTAGGCGTTGATGACCTTCTGGTACGCGGCGGCCAGCTCGCCCGCGCTGCCGCAGGAACTCTCCAACTTGTTGCCGCTCCAGCCGCCGAAGGACGGGATGACGTCCCCGCCGTTCGCCCGCACGGTGGTAATGGTCTGCTGGTCCACGCCTCCGCTCAGCGGACGGCTGCCGTCCCACTGCGGGTTGCAGTATCCGTTGCTGAGGACGAAGGCGAGCGTGAACCACTTGACGCCCGTCGCGTTCATCACGGTGGTCGGGCTCGGCGGGCTCCCCCAGCCGTTGTAGAGATACGGGGCGACGGCCATGGCGCCGACGGGTGCCGGCTCGCCCCCGCCGCCGCTCGGCGCCGTCCACTTCTGGTTGGCGGAACCCGTGCAGGTCCAGATCTGCAGCCGGGTGCCGTTGGCGGAGCTGTTGCCCGTCGCGTCCAGGCACTTGTCGGCCTGCGGGTTGACGATGTCGCGCGCGGCGGTGACGGTCCACTGCTGTGCGGCGCTGCCGTTGCAGTCCCACAGCTGGGTACGCGTGCCGTCGGCCGTGCTGCCCGATGCGACGTCCAGGCACTTGCCCAGCGCGCGGATCGTGCCGTCGCCGCCGACGTTCCACTGCTGCGCGGCACTGCCGTTGCAGGCGTAGAGCTGGACGGCCGTGCCGTTGGCCGTGGCGGCACCCGCGACGTCGACGCACGTACCGCCGATCCCGGTGATCTGCCCGGTGGCCGCCGCCGCACCGCTCGCGGGGGCACCGCTCAGGCCGGTGAGGAGCGCCGCGACGACAGTGATACCGAGCGCGCCACGGAGGAACCCCGGCGTCATCGGGTCACCGTCCACTTCTGGTTGGCGGAACCCGTGCAGGTCCAGATCTGCAGCCGGGTGCCGTTGGCGGAGCTGTTGCCGGTGGCGTCGAGACACTTGTTCGCCTGGGGGTTGACGACGTCGCGGGCCGCCGGCACCGCCCACTGCTGCGCGGCGCTGCCGTTGCAGTCCCACAGCTGGACGGGGGTGCCGTCCGCCGTACCGCCCGATGCGACGTCCAGGCACTTGCCCAGCGCGCGGATCGTGCCGTCGGCGCCGACGTTCCACTGCTGTGCGGCGCTGCCGTTGCAGTCGTAGAGCTGTACGGCCGTGCCGTTGGCGCTGTTGGCCCCGGCCACGTCCACGCACTTGTTGCCGATGCCGGTGATCGGGCCGCCACCGCCCGGCTGCGCGGTGTCGGTGCTGACCCGGACGTAGTCGACCAGAAGCTGCTGCGGGAAGACCGTGCTGCCGTCGGGGTCCCCGGGCCAGTAGCCGCCGACCGCGAGATTGAGGATCAGGAAGAAGGGCTTGTCGAAGACCCACTGGCGCCCGCCGAGGTCGGCGGGGGTGCGCCGCTGGTAGACCGTGCCGTCGACGGACCAGGTGATCGCGTTCGGACTCCAGTCGACGGTGAAGGTGTGGAAGGCGTCGGCGAACACCTGACCGCCCGGCAGGGTGTAGCCGGCGCCGATGCCGCCCGAGCCGGAGTAGCCGGGCCCGTGGAGCGTGCCGTGGACGGTGGACGGCTCGAAGCCGACGTTCTCCATGATGTCGATCTCGCCCGAGTTGGGCCAGCCCACCTGACCGATGTCGTTGCCCAGCATCCAGAACGCCGGCCAGATGCCCTGCCCGCGCGGGATCTTCATGCGGGCCTCGACGCGTCCGTACGTCGTGGTGAACCTGCCGGCCGTGTTCAGACGGGCGGAGGTGTACTCGCAACG
The Streptomyces sp. NBC_00234 DNA segment above includes these coding regions:
- a CDS encoding ricin-type beta-trefoil lectin domain protein, whose product is MDSSRLPRRLLVSLISVLALASLSTGLAQGAPTPPAEPSARTAAAAAVTFADEFDGPAGAAVDGGKWQIETGDNVANHERQFYTAGNRNAALDGQGHLVITARRENPDNYQCWYGRCEYTSARLNTAGRFTTTYGRVEARMKIPRGQGIWPAFWMLGNDIGQVGWPNSGEIDIMENVGFEPSTVHGTLHGPGYSGSGGIGAGYTLPGGQVFADAFHTFTVDWSPNAITWSVDGTVYQRRTPADLGGRQWVFDKPFFLILNLAVGGYWPGDPDGSTVFPQQLLVDYVRVSTDTAQPGGGGPITGIGNKCVDVAGANSANGTAVQLYDCNGSAAQQWNVGADGTIRALGKCLDVASGGTADGTPVQLWDCNGSAAQQWAVPAARDVVNPQANKCLDATGNSSANGTRLQIWTCTGSANQKWTVTR
- a CDS encoding ricin-type beta-trefoil lectin domain protein, whose protein sequence is MTPGFLRGALGITVVAALLTGLSGAPASGAAAATGQITGIGGTCVDVAGAATANGTAVQLYACNGSAAQQWNVGGDGTIRALGKCLDVASGSTADGTRTQLWDCNGSAAQQWTVTAARDIVNPQADKCLDATGNSSANGTRLQIWTCTGSANQKWTAPSGGGGEPAPVGAMAVAPYLYNGWGSPPSPTTVMNATGVKWFTLAFVLSNGYCNPQWDGSRPLSGGVDQQTITTVRANGGDVIPSFGGWSGNKLESSCGSAGELAAAYQKVINAYGLKAIDIDIEAAAYDSPTVQQRTVDALRTVRANNPGIKVYVTFGTGQNGPDSSLINRAAASGLTVDSWTIMPFNFGGAGQNMGQLSVRAAEGLKNAVKTAYGYTDDQAYRHTGISSMNGITDNGETVTVDDFRTLLGYAQQRHLARLTFWSVNRDRPCTGGGADTCSGVSQQPWDFTRVLAQYTG